Proteins from a genomic interval of Centroberyx gerrardi isolate f3 chromosome 23, fCenGer3.hap1.cur.20231027, whole genome shotgun sequence:
- the gal3st4 gene encoding galactose-3-O-sulfotransferase 4 isoform X1 — protein sequence MLFRRRARMLRWLVCGRFGPVWMWKALLLFVAIAFAGQLLGVIFNKSSVQPAPRSLFSSPDAQGPSLGSCRPHTHIMFLKTHKTASSTVLNMLYRFGEERDLRFALPLGYQLGYPLPFNAHRVKGYRGPRAVEFHIMGNHMRFNKPEVEKVMPADTFYFSIIRDPVALAESSFAYYKEVAPAFRKAKGLGDFADDPKKYYDPRLRNNHYARNLLWFDFGMDHNANFSMALARRGETLIRRAFKLILVSEYFDQSMVLLRHALCWPLDAVVSFSLNARQQKPSGIGGMSGSWVGKAAAAAAGVGVRGGRQAKTPPNLSLTEEQRGELREWNALDWHLYKAFNRTFWEEVDRFGRAQMDQELALLRTRREVLAQVCLRDGGKPVEAHRIRDKNIRPFQSGLVKILGYELQPGLDNATTQACLRMIRPEIQYKDVLDAKQFPRVQPAQAQPGQQSQGPVIAAGGAYIRQDSSRTGERLAVGEGVGRTVNEVERDWDGSRLMRSNQTLVRGEGKVRLR from the exons atgcttttcagacGGAGAGCCAG GATGTTGCGGTGGCTGGTGTGTGGTCGGTTTGGTCCGGTCTGGATGTGGAAAGCTCTGCTGCTGTTCGTGGCCATCGCCTTCGCCGGCCAGCTGCTGGGGGTCATCTTCAacaagag CAGCGTCCAGCCGGCGCCTCGCTCCCTCTTCTCGTCCCCTGATGCCCAGGGGCCCTCGCTGGGCTCCTGTCGGCCCCATACCCACATCATGTTCCTCAAGACCCACAAGACGGCCAGCAGCACCGTCCTCAACATGCTCTACCGCTTCGGAGAGGAGCGCGACCTCCGCTTCGCCCTGCCGCTGGGCTACCAGCTGGGCTACCCGCTGCCCTTCAACGCCCACAGGGTCAAAGGTTACCGAGGGCCCAGAGCTGTGGAGTTCCACATCATGGGGAATCACATGAGATTTAATAAGCCTGAG GTAGAAAAGGTGATGCCTGCAGACACATTCTACTTTTCTATCATCCGGGACCCAGTAGCTCTGGCTGAGTCCTCCTTTGCCTATTACAAAGAAGTTGCCCCTGCCTTTCGAAAAGCCAAAGGCCTGGGCGACTTTGCTGATGACCCCAAGAAATACTACGACCCCCGTCTCCGTAACAACCACTACGCACGCAATCTCTTGTGGTTTGATTTCGGCATGGACCACAATGCAAATTTCTCCATGGCGCTGGCTCGACGGGGCGAGACCCTGATCCGCCGCGCCTTCAAGCTGATTCTGGTGTCGGAGTATTTTGACCAGTCGATGGTCCTGCTGAGACACGCCCTCTGTTGGCCGCTGGACGCCGTCGTTTCATTCAGCCTCAACGCCCGCCAGCAGAAGCCGAGCGGCATTGGGGGAATGAGCGGGAGCTGGGTGGGCAaagcggcggcggcagcagccGGTGTCGGCGTTAGAGGCGGACGGCAAGCCAAGACGCCACCCAATCTGTCATTAACGGAGGAGCAGCGGGGTGAGTTGCGAGAGTGGAATGCCTTAGACTGGCATCTCTATAAAGCCTTCAACCGAACTTTCTGGGAAGAAGTCGACAGGTTCGGCCGTGCCCAGATGGACCAGGAATTGGCTCTTCTCAGGACGCGGCGCGAGGTTCTAGCCCAAGTTTGCCTGAGGGACGGCGGGAAGCCCGTGGAGGCCCACCGGATCCGAGACAAAAACATCCGGCCATTCCAGAGTGGGCTAGTGAAGATACTGGGCTACGAGCTCCAGCCTGGGCTGGACAATGCCACCACACAGGCCTGTTTGAGGATGATCCGGCCAGAGATCCAGTATAAAGACGTGCTGGATGCTAAGCAGTTTCCACGGGTTCAGCCAGCCCAAGCCCAACCAGGGCAACAGAGCCAGGGACCGGTGATAGCAGCCGGTGGGGCTTATATAAGACAAGACTCCTCCAGGACAGGAGAAAGACTGGCAGTGGGAGAAGGAGTTGGGAGGACAGTGAAcgaggtggagagagactgggatGGAAGCCGGTTAATGAGGAGCAACCAGACTTTGGTACGAGGAGAGGGAAAAGTGAGGTTGAGATAG
- the gal3st4 gene encoding galactose-3-O-sulfotransferase 4 isoform X2 — MLRWLVCGRFGPVWMWKALLLFVAIAFAGQLLGVIFNKSSVQPAPRSLFSSPDAQGPSLGSCRPHTHIMFLKTHKTASSTVLNMLYRFGEERDLRFALPLGYQLGYPLPFNAHRVKGYRGPRAVEFHIMGNHMRFNKPEVEKVMPADTFYFSIIRDPVALAESSFAYYKEVAPAFRKAKGLGDFADDPKKYYDPRLRNNHYARNLLWFDFGMDHNANFSMALARRGETLIRRAFKLILVSEYFDQSMVLLRHALCWPLDAVVSFSLNARQQKPSGIGGMSGSWVGKAAAAAAGVGVRGGRQAKTPPNLSLTEEQRGELREWNALDWHLYKAFNRTFWEEVDRFGRAQMDQELALLRTRREVLAQVCLRDGGKPVEAHRIRDKNIRPFQSGLVKILGYELQPGLDNATTQACLRMIRPEIQYKDVLDAKQFPRVQPAQAQPGQQSQGPVIAAGGAYIRQDSSRTGERLAVGEGVGRTVNEVERDWDGSRLMRSNQTLVRGEGKVRLR, encoded by the exons ATGTTGCGGTGGCTGGTGTGTGGTCGGTTTGGTCCGGTCTGGATGTGGAAAGCTCTGCTGCTGTTCGTGGCCATCGCCTTCGCCGGCCAGCTGCTGGGGGTCATCTTCAacaagag CAGCGTCCAGCCGGCGCCTCGCTCCCTCTTCTCGTCCCCTGATGCCCAGGGGCCCTCGCTGGGCTCCTGTCGGCCCCATACCCACATCATGTTCCTCAAGACCCACAAGACGGCCAGCAGCACCGTCCTCAACATGCTCTACCGCTTCGGAGAGGAGCGCGACCTCCGCTTCGCCCTGCCGCTGGGCTACCAGCTGGGCTACCCGCTGCCCTTCAACGCCCACAGGGTCAAAGGTTACCGAGGGCCCAGAGCTGTGGAGTTCCACATCATGGGGAATCACATGAGATTTAATAAGCCTGAG GTAGAAAAGGTGATGCCTGCAGACACATTCTACTTTTCTATCATCCGGGACCCAGTAGCTCTGGCTGAGTCCTCCTTTGCCTATTACAAAGAAGTTGCCCCTGCCTTTCGAAAAGCCAAAGGCCTGGGCGACTTTGCTGATGACCCCAAGAAATACTACGACCCCCGTCTCCGTAACAACCACTACGCACGCAATCTCTTGTGGTTTGATTTCGGCATGGACCACAATGCAAATTTCTCCATGGCGCTGGCTCGACGGGGCGAGACCCTGATCCGCCGCGCCTTCAAGCTGATTCTGGTGTCGGAGTATTTTGACCAGTCGATGGTCCTGCTGAGACACGCCCTCTGTTGGCCGCTGGACGCCGTCGTTTCATTCAGCCTCAACGCCCGCCAGCAGAAGCCGAGCGGCATTGGGGGAATGAGCGGGAGCTGGGTGGGCAaagcggcggcggcagcagccGGTGTCGGCGTTAGAGGCGGACGGCAAGCCAAGACGCCACCCAATCTGTCATTAACGGAGGAGCAGCGGGGTGAGTTGCGAGAGTGGAATGCCTTAGACTGGCATCTCTATAAAGCCTTCAACCGAACTTTCTGGGAAGAAGTCGACAGGTTCGGCCGTGCCCAGATGGACCAGGAATTGGCTCTTCTCAGGACGCGGCGCGAGGTTCTAGCCCAAGTTTGCCTGAGGGACGGCGGGAAGCCCGTGGAGGCCCACCGGATCCGAGACAAAAACATCCGGCCATTCCAGAGTGGGCTAGTGAAGATACTGGGCTACGAGCTCCAGCCTGGGCTGGACAATGCCACCACACAGGCCTGTTTGAGGATGATCCGGCCAGAGATCCAGTATAAAGACGTGCTGGATGCTAAGCAGTTTCCACGGGTTCAGCCAGCCCAAGCCCAACCAGGGCAACAGAGCCAGGGACCGGTGATAGCAGCCGGTGGGGCTTATATAAGACAAGACTCCTCCAGGACAGGAGAAAGACTGGCAGTGGGAGAAGGAGTTGGGAGGACAGTGAAcgaggtggagagagactgggatGGAAGCCGGTTAATGAGGAGCAACCAGACTTTGGTACGAGGAGAGGGAAAAGTGAGGTTGAGATAG